The Magnetovibrio sp. DNA window TGCGGCGTTGTGTGCGATCAATTCCGCTTGGCGGTGATTTTTGCCTTTGCCGACGGTGAGACGGATTTCCAGGCGTTCACGGGGGATGTAAGGCCCCATGCGCTCGGCCCATTCGATCAAGGATACCGCGTTGTCGAGCGCCTCTTCGATGCCCAGTTCGAACACTTCTTCGGGGTGCTCCAAGCGATACAAGTCGAAATGCCAGATGTCGAAACGTTCCCCCTCGTAGGTTTGAACCAGGGTAAAGGTGGGGCTTGGAACGTCTTCGTCCGGTTCGGTGAGGGCGCGGATGAATGCGCGCGCGAACGCGGTTTTTCCAGCACCCAAATCGCCGCTCAACGCGATCACGTCGCCGGGTTCGGCGAGTTGCGCCAAATCGTGCGCCAGCGCATTCGTGGCTTTCAGCCCGGCCAGTTCGATGATCGCGGTTTGGTTGACGGTGCTCATGGGCCTTATCTTACGTCTTCGGGGGCTCACGGGGGACTTTTTCGCTCAAAACCTGATGTGAACCTGATATAAACCCAATAGGATTCGCAATACCAGTTTAATGCTCAAACACCGAGAGACGCTATGGCCAACGCACCGATCACCACCGACGTCGCCATCATTGGCGCAGGCCCCGTGGGTCTTTTCGCCGTATTTCAATGCGGCATGCTGAAGCTCAGCTGCCACGTCATCGACGCGTTGGACGATGTGGGCGGGCAATTGACGGCGCTTTATCCGGAAAAACCCATCTACGACATCCCCGGCCATCCGGAAATTCTCGCCGGCAACCTGATCTCCATGCTCGAAGCCCAGGCCGCGCCGTTCAAGCCGGTCTATCACCTGTCCCAACAAGTCATCGGCGTGGATGAACTGGACGATGGCCGCTTGCTGCTGAGCACCACCAAAGGCGTACAGATCGATGCCGGCGCGGTGATCATCGCCGCCGGTGTCGGCGCGTTCGGGCCCAACCGCCCGCCGCTCGACGGCATTAAGGATTTCGAGGGCATGGGCCCCGGCCGCGGTGTGAACTACATGGTCAAGCGCCGCGAGGATTTTCGCGGCAAGAAGGTGGTGATCGCCGGCGGCGGCGATTCGGCCGTCGACTGGGCGGTATCGCTGTCGGACGTCGCCGAAAGCATCAAGGTGGTGCACCGTCGGCCGAAATTCCGCGCGGCGCCGGATATGGTCGCACGCATGGAGGAGCTGACCAAGACCGGCAACGTCGAGTTGGTGGTACCCTACCAACTGGCGGGGTTGGACGGCGGGGCGGACGGTCTGACGGCGGTGACGGTCGCCGATCTCGATGGCAATGCACGTACGCTGGACGCCGACGTTCTGTTGCCCTTTTTCGGTCTGTCGCAAAACATCGGCCCGATTGCCGATTGGGGCTTGGGCATCGAGCACAACCACATTACCGTCGATCCGTCGGATATGAGCGCCGGGCGCTCGGGCATATTCGGCGCGGGCGACATCATCACCTATCCCGGCAAGCTGAAGCTGATCTTGATGGGCTTTTCCGAAGCCGCGCTGGCGGCGCACAGTGCGCGCGATTACGTGCACCCGGACGAGGCCTATCATTTCGAACACTCCACCTCTGCCGGCGTGCCGGGGGCGGCACACTAAGCATCGAGGGCGAATATGAGCAGTCGGGCCCGTTTGAGCGTCATTGCGACGCTGACCTTGACCCTGACCATGAGCACCATGGTCGGCGCGCAAGGCCCCGCGCCCGCTGGACTTGACGCTCAAGTCAAAGACGCCTTGCAGATGTGTTTCCAATGTCACGGTGCAGGCGGGGTGAGCACAGTCCCCACCCGACCGACCATTGCCGGGCAAAAAAGCGAATACATCCGCCGTCAATTGGTGGCCTTTAAAACCTCCGCGCGCGAGGCCGCCCAAGCGCCGAAAGACCGGGACGGGGACGCGGACAATGGACCAAACGCCGCCGTCGCCTCGCATCGCAACGATCCGGTGATGGAACATATGGCGGCCGATTTGCCCGACCAGCTCATCGCGCCGTTGGCCCAAGCCATGTCCGGACTGGCCTGCGACGGGGGTGCGGCAAAAGTGGCGCGTAAAAACCCGTTGCCCCGCCCGCCTGCCGCGGAGGCGTGCGTGGTGTGTCACGGCGCGGATGGAATCGGGCTGCAAAGCCAAGTGCCCAATCTCGCCGGACAGAATCGGGCGTATTTGCGCCGCCAGTTGCTGTTGATTCGCGAAACCGCCTGGGGCGCGCAGCCGCGCGAAGGCGAGGCGTGGCGCAGTCACCCGATCATGGAAGCCAAAGTCGCGCGTCTGCAAATCCCCGATATCGACGCCATTGCGCGCTATTTTGCGTCCCTGGATTGTCGCGGTACGAAAGCCGATTCCACAAATTAACCCGCGTGCCGATCCAGGCGCGCAGAGGGGGCAGAGCATGAAGATCGCCATCGTTACGTTGGAAGCTTTCAACGAGCTCGATAGCTTTGTGGCATCCGCAATCCTGAATCGGGTGCCGCGCAATGATTGGAGCGTGCAAATTTGCTGTCCAACCGACAGCGTGACCTCGATGAACGGGGTGCGCATTTCGGCCCAGCAACCGATTGAATATGCCAACGATGCCGATGTGGTCCTGTTCGGGAGCGGGATGAAGACGGCCGAATACGCCACTGACCGCGCATTTTTGGCGCGCTTTGCCCTAGATAAATCCCGCCAACTGATCGGCGCTCAGTGTTCCGGAGCATTGTTTCTGCATCGCCTGGGGCTCGGCACAGGCACCCTGTCCACGGATACGATGACCGCTCCTCATTTATCGAAAGAGGGCGTGATCATCAGCGATCGGCCTCTTCATGTTCAGGGGAACATCGCATCGGCGGGGGGCTGCTTGGCATCGCATTATTTGGCCGCCTGGGTGATCGCCATGAAAACCGATTGGCAAACCGCGGCCGAGATTATTCATTATGTCGCGCCGGTCGGGCAAAAGGACGATTTTGTAAGCCGTGCCCACGCCGTGGTGGTGCCGATGCTGCCATGAGCAGCCATGGGGCCGATCATTCGGTGCGGTCGACGAAACCCGAAAACAGATCCGGCTGACGCAGGCTGTCTTCATCGGATTCGGCCGGTAAGTGGCACGATACCGTGGTGCCGCGACCGGGACGGTTGGTCAGTTCGACCTCGCCGTTGTGCAATTCGATAAAGCGCGCGATCAGCGCCAGCCCTGGCGGCACCTTGTCTTCCTTTAGGCCCGTGCCGCCGTCGGTGACACGGAACACCACGTCACCGCCTTCGCGGCGTGCGGTCATCAGAACTTGCCCGCCCGGTGGGGTGTTGGACACCGCGCTCGACAGCAGCGTGAACAGTACCTGCTTGAGCCGCTTGCCGTCGGCGACCACCCAGCCGATGTCGGCGGGGCTGTCGAATTCGATGTCGACGTCTTTGCGTTTGGCGCGTTCGCGGACCAAGTTCATGGCGGTGACCAGCAGGCGGTTCACGTCCACCGTGTCCAGTTCCAAGGTCATCAGGCCGGCTTCCACCGAAGCCAGATCGAGCATGTTGTCGATGATGCCGAGCAGTTCTTCGGCGCTTTCCAAAATGCCGCGGCTGTATTCGGACTGGCGGCTGTTGAGGTCGCCGAAATAGCTGTCGGTGAGGATCGATGCAAAGCCGACGATGGCGTTCAAGGGCGTGCGGATTTCATGACTGACACCGGCCATGAATTCGGATTTCAGGACGTTGGCCTCGGCCATCGCGTGGGCCCGTTCCAGCAGGGCGTTTTCGACCCGCGCGCTGTCGGTGACGTCGAGATAGCTGAGCAGCACCGCGCCGTCGGGCAGCGGCACCTTGGCGTATTCGAGCACCCCGCCGTTGGTCAGGCGCACCCGGCCGCGATCAGAGTCGCGGTTCATCAGCTTGGCCGCCAAATGAATGGTGTCGAACTCGCCGTCGCCGTCATCGTCGCGCTGGATCAAAGTGGTGATGTGTTTGATGAAGCCACTCATGCGCAAAGGCGCGCCATCGGTCTTGGACGGCAGCGACCAGATGCGTTCGAACGACGGGTTCATCAGCTTGGCTTGGCCGTCGGCGCCGAACACCGCCACGCCTTCGTAAAGGTTGTCGAGCGTTTCACGCTGCACGGCGGACAGGGTTTTGTAACTGCGTTCCAAATCCAGATGGTCGGTGACGTCTTCGTAGGCGAACACCAATCCGCCCAAGGGATGCGGTGCGGCGACCGAGCGCAACGTGGTGCCGTCGGGCAGATGCATCATGGTTTCCTCAGGCCCTTCCAGGCGGCCGAACAGGCCGGTTTGTTCGGCCTTGAAAGCCCGGAAGTCGGCGACTTCGGGCAGACGGCGCTGTTCGCGCAGGCGTTCCAAAACGTCGGTATAGCTGGGTTCGTCCTCCAGCCACGATGGGTTCAGGTCCCACAATTGGGCGAACGCGGAATTGAAGAAGCTGAGCTTTTGTTCGCCGTTGTAGATCGCAATGGCGGTGGCGAGGGTTTCGAGAACTTGATTTTGCGCTTGGATATGGCGGGTGAAGGAACTTTCGGTTTCTTCCGCGTGGGTCATGTCCTGGGCGATGCCAAGCGTGCCGCCGCCGGGCAACGGCGCTTCAGTGATGTCGAGCAAATGGGTCTTGCCGTCTTCCAGCGTCACCAAGTGGCGTTCCTTGACGGCTTTCTTGTCGCCTTGGGCGCGTTCGGCCATGGTGCGTGCGGCTTCCAGGGCGCCCAGCACCCGCGCGGCGTTGTTGACCGCCTGCACCCCCAGCTTGCCGCCGCGCAGCCATGCGGGCAAGGGCATGGCTTCGATGATTTCTCGCGCGCTGATATTGGCGCCCTCGGCTGGCGGGGCGAGGTCGGAAACGTCGCGCATCCACAACACGTCGGCCAGCGACTGATCGCTTTCTCCGCCGCTGACGCCACCGCTGCCCGCGCGTACCCCGACCACCAGTAAGCGCCGCGCGCCGTCCTTGGTGGTGACCACGCATTCGAACGGCGCTCCTTCGCTACGCAGCTTGTGGGTCGCGCCCATCAACACCGCGGCGTCGTCGCCGGTGAAGCATTCCATCACCGAACGAAAGGTCGATCGCACCCCGTCACGCAAGCCCAACAGCACGGCTAGGCGGCGCGAGCACGCTTCGGAATTGTTAGCCACCACCCACAAAAACAAGCCGTCCGGCGCGGTGGCGAGGATTTCGTGGCTGATTTCGGCATCCGACAACAGTCGCTCGTGGGCGCTTTGCAGTTGGGTGAGCTGTTTGCGTTGGCGCAGCGCAAACACCACCAAAATCAGCGCGGCAACGGCCATCACCAGCGCCAAAAGCGGCGAAGCGTTGTTGAGATGCTCGGTAAACGTGAAACCGCCCATAACCTGTCAGATATGCCCCTTGGATGGCCTCGGATGTCCCCGCAGGGTCATTTTCCGGAATTTCTCTTGAATTCCAGGACGATGACCCGCCTTGGGGGGATGTTATGCCCGCACTGCTGTTAGAGCAACAAAAAGGCGGGTTCTGTGCGCAAACAAAAAAGGCCGCCCGAAGGCGGCCTTTGATGAAACGGTCGAAATCGCTTAGTAGCGATAGGTGTCGGGCTTGAACGGGCCTTCGACCTCGACGCCGATGTAGGCGGCCTGCTCGGGACGCAGCGTGGTCAGCGTGGCGCCGAGCTTGTCGAGGTGCAAGCGGGCGACCTTTTCGTCCAAGTGCTTGGGCAGAACGTAGACTTGGTTCTTGTATTTGCCGTCGGCGTTGTTCTTGAACAATTCGATCTGCGCCAACACCTGGTTGGTGAAGGATGCCGACATCACGAAGCTCGGGTGGCCGGTGGCACAGCCCAAGTTCACCAAGCGGCCCTGGGCCAACAAGATGA harbors:
- the tsaE gene encoding tRNA (adenosine(37)-N6)-threonylcarbamoyltransferase complex ATPase subunit type 1 TsaE, which encodes MSTVNQTAIIELAGLKATNALAHDLAQLAEPGDVIALSGDLGAGKTAFARAFIRALTEPDEDVPSPTFTLVQTYEGERFDIWHFDLYRLEHPEEVFELGIEEALDNAVSLIEWAERMGPYIPRERLEIRLTVGKGKNHRQAELIAHNAAWADRLKAYVHD
- a CDS encoding NAD(P)/FAD-dependent oxidoreductase, with translation MANAPITTDVAIIGAGPVGLFAVFQCGMLKLSCHVIDALDDVGGQLTALYPEKPIYDIPGHPEILAGNLISMLEAQAAPFKPVYHLSQQVIGVDELDDGRLLLSTTKGVQIDAGAVIIAAGVGAFGPNRPPLDGIKDFEGMGPGRGVNYMVKRREDFRGKKVVIAGGGDSAVDWAVSLSDVAESIKVVHRRPKFRAAPDMVARMEELTKTGNVELVVPYQLAGLDGGADGLTAVTVADLDGNARTLDADVLLPFFGLSQNIGPIADWGLGIEHNHITVDPSDMSAGRSGIFGAGDIITYPGKLKLILMGFSEAALAAHSARDYVHPDEAYHFEHSTSAGVPGAAH
- a CDS encoding c-type cytochrome, whose translation is MSSRARLSVIATLTLTLTMSTMVGAQGPAPAGLDAQVKDALQMCFQCHGAGGVSTVPTRPTIAGQKSEYIRRQLVAFKTSAREAAQAPKDRDGDADNGPNAAVASHRNDPVMEHMAADLPDQLIAPLAQAMSGLACDGGAAKVARKNPLPRPPAAEACVVCHGADGIGLQSQVPNLAGQNRAYLRRQLLLIRETAWGAQPREGEAWRSHPIMEAKVARLQIPDIDAIARYFASLDCRGTKADSTN
- a CDS encoding DJ-1/PfpI family protein, whose translation is MKIAIVTLEAFNELDSFVASAILNRVPRNDWSVQICCPTDSVTSMNGVRISAQQPIEYANDADVVLFGSGMKTAEYATDRAFLARFALDKSRQLIGAQCSGALFLHRLGLGTGTLSTDTMTAPHLSKEGVIISDRPLHVQGNIASAGGCLASHYLAAWVIAMKTDWQTAAEIIHYVAPVGQKDDFVSRAHAVVVPMLP
- a CDS encoding sensor histidine kinase, whose protein sequence is MGGFTFTEHLNNASPLLALVMAVAALILVVFALRQRKQLTQLQSAHERLLSDAEISHEILATAPDGLFLWVVANNSEACSRRLAVLLGLRDGVRSTFRSVMECFTGDDAAVLMGATHKLRSEGAPFECVVTTKDGARRLLVVGVRAGSGGVSGGESDQSLADVLWMRDVSDLAPPAEGANISAREIIEAMPLPAWLRGGKLGVQAVNNAARVLGALEAARTMAERAQGDKKAVKERHLVTLEDGKTHLLDITEAPLPGGGTLGIAQDMTHAEETESSFTRHIQAQNQVLETLATAIAIYNGEQKLSFFNSAFAQLWDLNPSWLEDEPSYTDVLERLREQRRLPEVADFRAFKAEQTGLFGRLEGPEETMMHLPDGTTLRSVAAPHPLGGLVFAYEDVTDHLDLERSYKTLSAVQRETLDNLYEGVAVFGADGQAKLMNPSFERIWSLPSKTDGAPLRMSGFIKHITTLIQRDDDGDGEFDTIHLAAKLMNRDSDRGRVRLTNGGVLEYAKVPLPDGAVLLSYLDVTDSARVENALLERAHAMAEANVLKSEFMAGVSHEIRTPLNAIVGFASILTDSYFGDLNSRQSEYSRGILESAEELLGIIDNMLDLASVEAGLMTLELDTVDVNRLLVTAMNLVRERAKRKDVDIEFDSPADIGWVVADGKRLKQVLFTLLSSAVSNTPPGGQVLMTARREGGDVVFRVTDGGTGLKEDKVPPGLALIARFIELHNGEVELTNRPGRGTTVSCHLPAESDEDSLRQPDLFSGFVDRTE